One genomic segment of Hevea brasiliensis isolate MT/VB/25A 57/8 chromosome 3, ASM3005281v1, whole genome shotgun sequence includes these proteins:
- the LOC110647436 gene encoding cytochrome P450 89A2 yields METWFIILISISISAFIKALISIFFPSKNPSLNLNLPPGPLKFPIIGNTLWLRKSLSEFEPIIRSLHSKFGPVVTLHIGRRPSIFVADRYLAHHALIQNGALFADRPPALATGKITSSNQHNINMAFYGPTWRLLRRNLTSEILHPSRVKSYAHARKWVLQILLDRFESLLKSGHPVCTVDSLQYAMYCLLVLMCFGDKLDQKQIEEIERVERAMLLNGARFRLLNFWPRLSQIVFRKRWSQLFQLRKNQEEVLIPLIRARKKLKEERLSKSKNENDDYVLSYVDTLFDLQLPDEKRKLSDDEIVTLCNEFLNAGTDTTSTAMQWIMANLVKYPNIQEKLFMDIKGVVGDAAEEIEEDDLQKMAYLKAVVLEGLRRHPPGHFVLPHAVTEDAVLGNYLVPKNGTINFMVADIGWDPKVWEDPMAFRPERFMDSEEMFDITGSREIKMMPFGVGRRMCPGYALALLHLEYFVANLVWNFEWKAADGDDIDLSEKQEFTMVMKNPLQALISPRFKNRR; encoded by the coding sequence ATGGAGACTTGGTTCATCATCCTCATCTCCATCTCTATTTCTGCCTTCATCAAAGCTCTCATCAGCATTTTCTTTCCTTCCAAGAACCCTTCCCTCAATCTCAACCTCCCTCCAGGCCCCCTTAAATTTCCTATCATCGGCAACACTCTGTGGCTCCGCAAATCCTTATCCGAATTCGAACCCATCATCCGTTCCCTCCACTCCAAGTTTGGCCCTGTTGTTACGCTCCACATCGGCCGTCGCCCCTCCATCTTTGTTGCCGACCGCTACCTTGCCCACCATGCCTTGATCCAGAACGGTGCGCTTTTTGCTGACCGCCCCCCGGCTCTTGCTACTGGTAAAATCACCAGTAGCAATCAGCATAATATCAACATGGCCTTTTACGGCCCCACTTGGCGTCTCCTCCGGCGGAACCTCACTTCAGAAATCCTTCATCCTTCGCGGGTGAAGTCCTATGCTCACGCTCGAAAATGGGTGCTGCAAATCCTTCTTGATCGCTTTGAATCGCTGTTGAAATCTGGACATCCTGTTTGCACCGTGGATAGTCTTCAATACGCCATGTATTGCCTGCTAGTCCTCATGTGTTTCGGCGACAAGCTTGATCAGAAACAAATTGAAGAAATCGAGAGAGTTGAGCGTGCCATGCTTTTGAACGGGGCCAGATTCAGATTACTCAATTTCTGGCCAAGATTGTCCCAAATCGTGTTTCGCAAACGGTGGTCACAGCTGTTTCAGCTTAGGAAGAACCAAGAAGAAGTATTAATCCCTTTAATAAGAGCAAGAAAGAAGTTGAAAGAAGAGAGATTGAGCAAGTCCAAGAATGAAAATGATGACTATGTCTTATCGTACGTTGACACACTGTTCGATCTTCAACTTCCCGATGAGAAAAGGAAGCTCAGCGATGATGAAATCGTTACTTTGTGCAATGAATTTCTTAACGCAGGCACAGACACTACCTCCACTGCCATGCAATGGATTATGGCGAATTTGGTTAAGTACCCAAATATTCAAGAGAAGCTTTTTATGGACATTAAAGGGGTTGTTGGAGATGCAGCGGAAGAGATAGAGGAAGATGATCTGCAAAAGATGGCATATTTGAAAGCTGTAGTTTTAGAAGGGCTAAGGAGGCACCCACCAGGGCATTTTGTGTTGCCACATGCAGTGACTGAAGACGCAGTGTTGGGCAACTATTTAGTGCCCAAAAATGGGACTATAAATTTCATGGTAGCAGATATAGGTTGGGATCCAAAGGTGTGGGAGGATCCCATGGCATTCAGACCTGAGAGGTTCATGGACAGTGAAGAAATGTTTGATATAACAGGAAGTAGGGAGATTAAGATGATGCCATTTGGAGTGGGAAGAAGGATGTGCCCTGGTTATGCCTTAGCATTGCTTCATTTGGAGTATTTTGTGGCTAATTTGGTTTGGAATTTTGAGTGGAAGGCTGCGGATGGAGATGACATTGACCTGTCTGAGAAGCAGGAGTTTACAATGGTGATGAAGAATCCATTGCAGGCCCTCATATCTCCCAGGTTCAAAAACAGAAGGTGA
- the LOC110647442 gene encoding cytochrome P450 89A2-like: METWFLILVTISISALLKPIFHLLFSSKNSPYSLPPGPFNFPIIGNILWLRKSFAEIEPTIRSLHKKLGPMVTLHIGSNPTIYIADRSLAHQALVQNGAVFANRPQAPATNKISTNNQHNISSSFYGPTWRILRRNLTSEILHPSRVKSYNHARKWVLQILVNRFESQSKSGDPVRVVDNFQYAMFCLLVLMCFGDKLDQKQIEEIERVERSAILNTRKFNILNFMPRLTKIVFRKRWSRFLQLQKDRQEVLIPLIRARKKANEERQSKLNDQKDDYVLSYVDTLLDLQLPDEKRNLTENEMVGLCNEFLNAGTDTTSTALEWIMANLVKDSHIQDKLFREIKGVVREGQEEVKEEDLQKLPYLKAIILEGLRRHPPAHFVVPHAVTEDVVLDKYLVPKNANINFMVADMGWDPEAWEDPMAFKPERFMGSDNSSGEVFDITGSKEIKMMPFGVGRRICPGYGLAMLHLEYFVANLVWKFEWKAVDGDDVDLSEKLQFTMVMKNPLQALITPRFK, encoded by the coding sequence ATGGAAACCTGGTTTCTGATCCTCGTCACCATCTCCATCTCTGCCCTTCTGAAGCCTATTTTCCACCTTTTATTTTCTTCCAAGAACTCCCCCTACAGCCTCCCTCCAGGCCCCTTTAATTTCCCCATCATCGGCAACATTTTATGGCTCCGTAAATCCTTCGCCGAAATCGAGCCCACCATTCGCTCGCTGCACAAAAAACTGGGCCCTATGGTCACTCTCCACATTGGTTCTAACCCCACCATTTACATCGCCGATCGCTCCCTTGCCCACCAAGCGTTAGTCCAGAATGGTGCAGTGTTTGCTAATCGTCCACAGGCTCCTGCTACTAATAAAATTTCCACTAACAATCAGCATAATATCAGCTCGTCCTTCTACGGCCCTACTTGGCGCATCCTCCGCCGGAATCTTACCTCAGAAATCCTCCATCCTTCAAGGGTCAAGTCATACAATCATGCTCGCAAGTGGGTTCTGCAAATTCTCGTCAACCGGTTTGAATCGCAGTCGAAATCTGGAGATCCTGTTCGCGTTGTGGATAATTTTCAGTACGCCATGTTTTGCCTGTTAGTCCTCATGTGTTTCGGCGACAAGCTCGATCAGAAACAAATTGAAGAAATTGAGAGAGTAGAACGTTCTGCCATTTTGAATACTCGGAAATTCAATATACTCAATTTCATGCCAAGATTGACCAAGATAGTGTTTCGTAAACGTTGGTCACGGTTTTTGCAGCTTCAAAAGGATCGACAAGAAGTATTGATTCCATTGATAAGAGCAAGAAAGAAGGCCAATGAAGAGAGACAGAGCAAGTTAAATGACCAAAAAGATGACTATGTCTTATCGTACGTTGATACCCTGTTAGATCTGCAGCTTCCTGATGAGAAAAGAAATCTTACAGAGAATGAAATGGTGGGTTTGTGCAATGAGTTTCTTAACGCAGGCACGGATACTACTTCCACAGCCTTGGAATGGATCATGGCAAATTTGGTGAAAGACTCGCATATTCAAGATAAGCTTTTCAGAGAAATTAAAGGGGTTGTTAGAGAGGGTCAAGAAGAAGTAAAAGAAGAAGATTTGCAGAAGCTGCCATATTTGAAAGCAATCATTTTAGAAGGGCTAAGGCGGCACCCACCAGCACATTTTGTTGTGCCACATGCGGTGACTGAAGATGTAGTTTTGGATAAATATTTAGTACCCAAAAATGCAAATATAAATTTCATGGTGGCAGACATGGGATGGGATCCAGAGGCTTGGGAGGATCCCATGGCTTTTAAGCCTGAAAGGTTTATGGGTAGTGATAATAGCAGTGGAGAAGTGTTTGATATAACAGGGAGTAAGGAGATTAAGATGATGCCATTTGGGGTGGGAAGGAGAATTTGCCCTGGATATGGATTAGCAATGCTTCATTTGGAGTATTTTGTGGCTAATTTGGTTTGGAAATTTGAGTGGAAGGCTGTGGATGGAGATGATGTTGACTTGTCTGAGAAGCTACAGTTTACAATGGTAATGAAGAATCCATTACAGGCCCTCATAACTCCCAGATTCAAATAA
- the LOC110647441 gene encoding uncharacterized protein LOC110647441, giving the protein METASSDMKNFYRQRKSNRGGITKPSSKSTSKSKKKSPKNAAAIGSDITQPRTLISHGAPDLHDDYDKHEEVLRQFDMNMAYGPCLGMTRLARWERAQRLGLNPPEEIECPLKGGKVNSDCLWDGRV; this is encoded by the exons ATGGAAACAGCATCCAGCGATATGAAGAATTTCTACAGGCAAAGGAAGAGCAACAGAGGTGGCATCACAAAGCCCTCTTCTAAATCAACCTCTAAATCCAAGAAGAAATCGCCCAAAAATGCAGCCGCTATTGGCTCTGATATCACCCAGCCTAGGACCCTCATTTCGCATGGTGCACCTGATCTTCACG ATGATTATGACAAACATGAAGAAGTGCTGAGGCAATTTGACATGAACATGGCATATGGGCCGTGCCTTGGGATGACCCGGCTGGCGAGATGGGAGCGTGCTCAACGTTTGGGTCTGAACCCACCTGAAGAAATTGAGTGTCCGTTGAAGGGCGGAAAAGTTAACTCAGATTGCCTGTGGGATGGTCGTGTTTAG
- the LOC131178737 gene encoding cytochrome P450 89A2-like, which yields METWFLILVTISISALLKPIFHLLFSSKNSPYSLPPGPFKFPIIGNILWLRKSFAEIEPIIRSLHKKLGPMVTLHIGSNPTIFIADRSLAHQALVQSGAVFANRPQAPATNKISTNNQHNINSSFYGPTWRLLRRNLTSEILHPSRVKSYNHARKWVLQILVNRFESQSKSGDPVRVMDNFRYAMFCLLVLMCFGDKLDQKQIEEIERVERSAILNAVKFNILNFMPRLTKIVFRKRWSQFLQLLKDRQEVLIPLIRARKKASEERQSKLNDKKDDYVLSYVDTLFDLQLPDEKRNLTEKEMVSLCNEFLNAGTNTTSTALEWIMANMVKHSHIQEKLFREIKGVVREGQEEVKEEDLQKLPYLKAIILEGLRRHPPAHFVLPHAVTEDVVLDKYLVPKNANINFMVADMGWDPEVWEDPMAFKPERFMGSDNSSGEVFDITGSKEIKMMPFGVGRRICPGYGLAMLHLEYFVANLIWKFEWKAMDGDDVDLSEKLQFTMVMKNPLQALISPRFK from the coding sequence ATGGAAACCTGGTTTCTGATCCTCGTCACCATCTCCATCTCTGCCCTTCTGAAGCCTATTTTCCACCTTTTATTTTCTTCCAAGAATTCCCCCTACAGCCTCCCTCCAGGCCCCTTTAAGTTCCCCATCATCGGCAACATTTTATGGCTCCGTAAATCCTTCGCCGAAATCGAGCCCATCATTCGCTCGCTGCACAAAAAGCTCGGCCCTATGGTCACTCTCCACATCGGTTCTAACCCCACCATTTTCATCGCCGATCGCTCCCTAGCCCACCAAGCGTTGGTCCAGAGTGGTGCAGTTTTTGCTAATCGTCCACAGGCTCCTGCTACTAATAAAATTTCCACTAACAATCAGCATAATATCAACTCGTCCTTCTACGGCCCTACTTGGCGCCTCCTCCGCCGGAATCTTACCTCAGAAATCCTCCATCCTTCAAGGGTCAAGTCATACAATCATGCTCGCAAGTGGGTTCTGCAAATTCTCGTCAACCGGTTTGAATCGCAGTCGAAATCTGGAGATCCTGTTCGCGTTATGGATAATTTTCGGTACGCCATGTTTTGCCTGTTAGTCCTCATGTGTTTCGGCGACAAGCTCGATCAGAAACAAATTGAAGAAATTGAGAGAGTAGAACGTTCTGCCATTTTGAATGCTGTGAAATTCAATATACTCAATTTCATGCCAAGATTGACCAAGATAGTGTTTCGTAAACGTTGGTCACAGTTTTTGCAGCTTCTAAAGGATCGACAAGAAGTATTGATTCCATTGATAAGAGCAAGAAAGAAGGCCAGTGAAGAGCGACAGAGCAAGTTAAATGACAAAAAAGATGACTATGTCTTATCGTACGTTGATACCTTGTTCGATCTGCAGCTTCCTGATGAGAAAAGAAATCTTACAGAGAAGGAAATGGTGAGTTTGTGCAATGAGTTTCTTAACGCAGGCACGAATACTACTTCCACAGCCTTGGAATGGATCATGGCAAATATGGTAAAACACTCACATATTCAAGAGAAGCTTTTCAGAGAAATTAAAGGGGTTGTTAGAGAGGGTCAAGAAGAAGTAAAAGAAGAAGATTTGCAGAAGCTGCCATATTTGAAAGCAATCATTTTAGAAGGGCTAAGGCGGCACCCACCAGCACATTTTGTTTTGCCACATGCGGTGACTGAAGATGTAGTTTTGGATAAATATTTAGTACCCAAAAATGCAAATATAAATTTCATGGTGGCAGACATGGGATGGGATCCAGAGGTTTGGGAGGATCCCATGGCTTTTAAGCCTGAAAGGTTTATGGGTAGTGATAATAGCAGTGGAGAAGTGTTTGATATAACAGGGAGTAAGGAGATTAAGATGATGCCATTTGGGGTGGGAAGGAGAATTTGCCCTGGATATGGATTAGCAATGCTTCATTTGGAGTATTTTGTGGctaatttgatttggaaatttgAGTGGAAGGCTATGGATGGAGATGATGTTGACTTGTCTGAGAAGCTACAGTTTACAATGGTAATGAAGAATCCATTACAGGCCCTCATATCTCCCAGATTCAAATAA
- the LOC110647439 gene encoding uncharacterized protein LOC110647439 isoform X1, whose amino-acid sequence METASSDMKNFYRQRKSNRGGITKSSSKSTSKSKKKLPKHAIGSDITQPMTLISHGAPDLQVLVDDYDKHEEVLRQFDMNMAYGPCLGMTRLARWERAQRLGLNPPEEIECLLKGGKVNSDCLWDGRV is encoded by the exons ATGGAAACAGCATCCAGCGATATGAAGAATTTCTACCGGCAAAGGAAGAGCAACAGAGGTGGCATCACAAAGTCCTCTTCTAAATCAACCTCTAAGTCCAAGAAGAAATTGCCCAAACATGCTATCGGCTCTGATATCACCCAGCCTATGACCCTCATTTCTCACGGCGCACCGGATCTTCAA GTTTTGGTAGATGATTATGACAAACATGAAGAAGTGCTGAGGCAATTTGACATGAACATGGCATATGGGCCGTGCCTTGGGATGACCCGGCTGGCGAGATGGGAGCGTGCTCAACGTTTGGGTCTGAACCCACCTGAAGAAATTGAGTGTCTGTTGAAGGGCGGAAAAGTTAACTCAGATTGCCTGTGGGATGGCCGTGTTTAG
- the LOC110647439 gene encoding uncharacterized protein LOC110647439 isoform X2, producing the protein METASSDMKNFYRQRKSNRGGITKSSSKSTSKSKKKLPKHAIGSDITQPMTLISHGAPDLQDDYDKHEEVLRQFDMNMAYGPCLGMTRLARWERAQRLGLNPPEEIECLLKGGKVNSDCLWDGRV; encoded by the exons ATGGAAACAGCATCCAGCGATATGAAGAATTTCTACCGGCAAAGGAAGAGCAACAGAGGTGGCATCACAAAGTCCTCTTCTAAATCAACCTCTAAGTCCAAGAAGAAATTGCCCAAACATGCTATCGGCTCTGATATCACCCAGCCTATGACCCTCATTTCTCACGGCGCACCGGATCTTCAAG ATGATTATGACAAACATGAAGAAGTGCTGAGGCAATTTGACATGAACATGGCATATGGGCCGTGCCTTGGGATGACCCGGCTGGCGAGATGGGAGCGTGCTCAACGTTTGGGTCTGAACCCACCTGAAGAAATTGAGTGTCTGTTGAAGGGCGGAAAAGTTAACTCAGATTGCCTGTGGGATGGCCGTGTTTAG
- the LOC110647443 gene encoding probable folate-biopterin transporter 7 produces the protein MVSASAPDSNPIRGILGLGFWVQGFRCFPWMAVNFFLKDGLNVDPSTLQLLQNSANLPMVGKPLYGVVSDAVYFSSQHRIPYIVFGAFLQAVSWLAITILPPSTLSIFCISIFLLLSNLGASIAEVANDAIVAEIGKQPTTSSKKSQSSSSGELQSFVWIASSTGGVLGNLLGGIAITRYSPQVMFLFFGLILSLQFFITITVRESSLSLPKSSTNVGIMKQLSQLSVALKKPEVAYSIAWFAASYAVIPALTGTMFFYQTQYLKIDSSLLGISKVFGQAALLLWSIIYNHHLKTVPARKLIAAIQATMAVFMVSDVLFVKGFYRNMGVPDTFYVIVFSGLLEVMFFFKILPFNVLIAQLCPPGCEGSLMALVASAIALALIVSGYFGVALASYVGVTGDDFSGFPRALLIQAVCTLLPIYWSSCVPDDKKSTAGKKDL, from the exons ATGGTTTCTGCTTCTGCTCCTGATTCGAACCCGATCCGGGGAATACTCGGCCTCGGCTTCTGGGTTCAGGGCTTCAGGTGCTTTCCATGGATGGCTGTCAACTTTTTCTTGAAAGATGGCCTCAATGTGGACCCCTCCACTCTTCAGCTCCTCCAGAACTCCGCTAATCTGCCCATGGTTGGTAAGCCTCTCTACGGTGTCGTATCTGATGCCGTTTACTTCTCCAGCCAGCATCGTATCCCTTACATCGTCTTTGGAG CTTTCTTACAAGCAGTTTCATGGCTAGCTATTACAATCCTCCCACCCTCAACCCTCTCAATTTTCTGTATCAGCATATTCCTTCTCCTTAGTAATCTTGGTGCTTCAATAGCTGAGGTTGCAAATGATGCCATTGTTGCAGAGATAGGAAAACAGCCCACTACCTCCTCTAAAAAATCTCAATCATCTTCCTCTGGTGAACTCCAGTCATTTGTTTGGATTGCTTCCTCTACTGGTGGTGTCCTTGGAAACCTTCTGGGTGGAATAGCCATTACCAGATACTCCCCCCAAGTTATGTTTCTCTTTTTTGGACTAATACTTTCTCTCCAATTTTTCATAACCATTACTGTCCGTGAAAGCTCTCTTAGCCTCCCCAAGAGTTCAACAAATGTTGGGATTATGAAACAGCTTTCGCAGCTCTCTGTTGCATTAAAAAAACCTGAGGTTGCTTACTCAATAGCATGGTTTGCTGCATCTTATGCTGTGATTCCAGCACTGACAGGAACAATGTTCTTTTATCAAACACAATATTTGAAGATTGATTCATCACTACTAGGGATCTCTAAGGTTTTTGGCCAGGCGGCATTGCTTCTGTGGAGCATCATCTACAATCATCACTTGAAAACAGTTCCAGCAAGAAAACTAATTGCGGCCATTCAGGCAACGATGGCAGTGTTCATGGTTTCTGATGTtttgtttgtgaagggattttatcGGAATATGGGGGTGCCAGACACATTCTATGTCATTGTTTTCTCAGGCCTCTTGGAGGTCATGTTCTTTTTTAAGATTCTGCCTTTTAATGTTTTAATAGCACAGCTCTGCCCACCGGGGTGCGAGGGATCACTGATGGCCCTTGTGGCATCTGCAATAGCACTTGCATTGATAGTGAGTGGATACTTTGGTGTTGCACTTGCATCTTATGTTGGGGTCACAGGAGATGATTTTTCCGGGTTTCCCCGTGCCCTTCTAATACAGGCAGTGTGCACACTTTTGCCAATTTACTGGTCGTcatgtgttccagatgataagaAATCCACCGCTGGTAAAAAGGATCTGTAA